The Pseudanabaena sp. PCC 6802 genomic interval AGAAGCCATTTTGCACTAAGTTGCGAGGCATCCGAATGGCTACGATATCTCCGAGAGCAGTGCTTTGCTCGGTTGTAGGCAATCGATAAAATTTTGGTTCGGCGTTCGCACCAGTTGGCTCGATGTATAAAGTCAAACCATTCTTTTTGACAAACAGGCTACCATCGCTTTCTTGCCCGACAACCTGCCAACCAGGATCGAAATAGCCTTTTCCCTTGTTGCTGGCGTGCAGTCGGCTGAAAAACTCCAGATCGACTCCTAAGTAGGTATTGTTTTTCTGATGTTTGTGCAACCATATATCGGGCATTTCCGTTTCTGGTGCCAGAACTGTTCTGGAATGTCCGTTATAGTAAATACCATAGAGGAAGCTTTGTAGTTGCGAGCTGAGATATTTATCCAAAAGATCTGGAGATACTGCCCTAATACTGGCAATAGCCTCTTCTGAGAGTTCTAGTGGTTTATAGTCTGGGTGGTGAATGCTGAGATCGGGTTTGATTTCGATTCTATTAACAATATCTTCAAGAGCATCGAACAGCTTTTCTTGCGCAAAGTCACTGGTTGGTTTTTTGAGAGAATTTAGAAGTAGCGTCATAGATTTAATCGCAATAAATGTTGTTGCCGTAAAAATTCATGGTAGGGGCAGGTTTTG includes:
- a CDS encoding T3SS effector HopA1 family protein, yielding MTLLLNSLKKPTSDFAQEKLFDALEDIVNRIEIKPDLSIHHPDYKPLELSEEAIASIRAVSPDLLDKYLSSQLQSFLYGIYYNGHSRTVLAPETEMPDIWLHKHQKNNTYLGVDLEFFSRLHASNKGKGYFDPGWQVVGQESDGSLFVKKNGLTLYIEPTGANAEPKFYRLPTTEQSTALGDIVAIRMPRNLVQNGFYMAASDRGVNTYPQTVRVYFNVTDEGAIAMMQSLTQQLNAIDISFTFKVLYNPFDYNRCDAGVLYFERSNYPGVCQVLQSVYNEHRIYFKDDIPLFTKFLAPGLALAEEPDRKFADKESFGLNRCQIVANGLIEARANGDESPNARLEAIYQQFSQLGIDLHRPYLNPSSEDIYTPLEVD